The Streptomyces sp. NBC_01244 genome contains a region encoding:
- the secA gene encoding preprotein translocase subunit SecA, with translation MSVFNKLMRAGEGKILKKLHRIADQVNSIEEDFVNLSDADLRALTDEYKQRFQDGESLDDLLPEAFATVREAAKRVLGQRHYDVQMMGGAALHLGYVAEMKTGEGKTLVGTLPAYLNALSGKGVHLITVNDYLAERDSEMMGRVHKFLGLEVGCILANMSPAQRREQYAADITYGTNNEFGFDYLRDNMAWSQDELVQRGHNFAVVDEVDSILVDEARTPLIISGPADQATKWYADFAKLVTRLTKGEPGQPLKGIEETGDYEVDEKKRTVAIHETGVAKVEDWLGIENLYESVNTPLVGYLNNAIKAKELFKNDKDYVVIDGEVMIVDEHTGRILAGRRYNEGMHQAIEAKEGVDIKDENQTLATITLQNFFRLYGKLSGMTGTAMTEAAEFHQIYKLGVVPIPTNRDMVRKDQADLIYRTEVAKFAAVVDDIAEKHEKGQPILVGTTSVEKSEYLSQQLSKRGIPHEVLNAKQHDREATIVAQAGRRGAVTVATNMAGRGTDIKLGGNPDDLAEAELRQRGLDPEEHIEEWAHALPEALTRAEAAVKAEFEEVKDLGGLYVLGTERHESRRIDNQLRGRSGRQGDPGESRFYLSLGDDLMRLFKAQMVERVMSMANVPDDVPIENKMVTRAIASAQSQVETQNFETRKNVLKYDEVLNNQRTVIYKERRRVLEGEDLQEQIRHMMDDTIDAYITAETVEGFAEEWDLDRLWNAFGQLYPIKVTVEELEDAAGDRAGITAEFIAESVKDDIHEQYEAREATLGSDIMRELERRVVLSVLDRKWREHLYEMDYLQEGIGLRAMAQKDPLVEYQREGFDMFNAMQEGIKEESVGYLFNLEVQVEQQVEEVPVSDSGPSLTKPEIRAKGLDAPQRPDRLHFSAPTVDGEGGVVEGDFASDSGDDAGMTRAERRKAAKATGGRRRKK, from the coding sequence GTGTCCGTCTTCAACAAGCTCATGCGTGCAGGCGAAGGCAAGATCCTCAAAAAACTGCACCGCATCGCGGACCAGGTCAACTCCATCGAAGAGGACTTTGTCAACCTCTCCGACGCCGACTTGCGTGCGCTCACGGACGAGTACAAGCAGCGCTTCCAGGACGGCGAGAGCCTGGACGACCTGCTGCCCGAGGCCTTCGCGACGGTCCGCGAGGCCGCCAAGCGCGTCCTCGGCCAGCGTCACTACGACGTACAGATGATGGGTGGCGCGGCGCTGCACCTCGGCTACGTGGCCGAGATGAAGACCGGTGAGGGCAAGACCCTCGTCGGCACGCTGCCCGCGTACCTGAACGCGCTGTCCGGCAAGGGCGTCCACCTGATCACGGTGAACGACTACCTCGCCGAGCGCGACTCCGAGATGATGGGCCGGGTGCACAAGTTCCTCGGCCTGGAGGTCGGGTGCATCCTGGCGAACATGTCTCCGGCGCAGCGCCGTGAGCAGTACGCCGCCGACATCACGTACGGCACGAACAACGAGTTCGGCTTCGACTACCTCCGCGACAACATGGCGTGGTCGCAGGACGAGCTCGTCCAGCGCGGCCACAACTTCGCCGTGGTCGACGAGGTCGACTCGATCCTCGTCGACGAGGCCCGTACCCCGCTGATCATCTCGGGCCCGGCCGACCAGGCCACCAAGTGGTACGCGGACTTCGCGAAGCTGGTCACCCGCCTGACCAAGGGCGAGCCCGGCCAGCCCCTCAAGGGCATCGAGGAGACCGGTGACTACGAGGTCGACGAGAAGAAGCGCACCGTCGCCATCCACGAGACCGGTGTCGCGAAGGTCGAGGACTGGCTCGGCATCGAGAACCTCTACGAGTCGGTGAACACGCCGCTCGTCGGTTACCTGAACAACGCCATCAAGGCCAAGGAGCTCTTCAAGAACGACAAGGACTACGTCGTCATCGACGGCGAAGTCATGATCGTCGACGAGCACACCGGCCGTATCCTCGCCGGCCGCCGCTACAACGAGGGCATGCACCAGGCGATCGAGGCGAAGGAAGGGGTGGACATCAAGGACGAGAACCAGACCCTCGCCACGATCACGCTCCAGAACTTCTTCCGCCTGTACGGGAAGCTGTCGGGCATGACCGGTACGGCCATGACCGAGGCCGCCGAGTTCCACCAGATCTACAAGCTCGGTGTCGTCCCGATCCCGACCAACCGCGACATGGTCCGCAAGGACCAGGCGGACCTGATCTACCGCACCGAGGTCGCGAAGTTCGCCGCCGTCGTCGACGACATCGCGGAGAAGCACGAAAAGGGTCAGCCGATCCTCGTCGGTACGACGTCGGTCGAGAAGTCCGAGTACCTCTCGCAGCAGCTCTCCAAGCGGGGCATCCCGCACGAGGTGCTGAACGCCAAGCAGCACGACCGCGAGGCGACGATCGTCGCCCAGGCGGGCCGTCGCGGCGCCGTCACGGTCGCCACGAACATGGCCGGCCGTGGTACCGACATCAAGCTCGGCGGCAACCCGGACGACCTCGCCGAAGCCGAGCTGCGCCAGCGCGGTCTGGACCCGGAGGAGCACATCGAGGAGTGGGCGCACGCCCTTCCCGAGGCGCTCACGCGGGCCGAGGCGGCCGTGAAGGCGGAGTTCGAGGAGGTCAAGGACCTCGGCGGGCTGTACGTGCTGGGCACCGAGCGGCACGAGTCGCGCCGCATCGACAACCAGCTGCGCGGCCGCTCCGGCCGACAGGGCGACCCGGGCGAGTCCCGCTTCTACCTGTCGCTCGGCGACGACCTGATGCGCCTGTTCAAGGCACAGATGGTCGAGCGCGTCATGTCGATGGCGAACGTGCCGGACGACGTGCCGATCGAGAACAAGATGGTCACGCGGGCCATCGCGTCGGCCCAGTCGCAGGTCGAGACCCAGAACTTCGAGACGCGCAAGAACGTCCTGAAGTACGACGAGGTCCTCAACAACCAGCGCACGGTGATCTACAAGGAGCGCCGTCGCGTCCTGGAGGGCGAGGACCTCCAGGAGCAGATCCGTCACATGATGGACGACACGATCGACGCGTACATCACGGCCGAGACGGTCGAGGGGTTCGCGGAGGAGTGGGACCTGGACCGGCTGTGGAACGCCTTCGGGCAGCTCTACCCGATCAAGGTCACGGTCGAGGAGCTGGAGGACGCCGCGGGCGACCGCGCCGGCATCACGGCCGAGTTCATCGCGGAGTCCGTCAAGGACGACATCCACGAGCAGTACGAGGCCCGCGAGGCGACGCTCGGCTCCGACATCATGCGCGAGCTGGAGCGGCGCGTGGTGCTGTCGGTGCTGGACCGCAAGTGGCGCGAGCACCTGTACGAGATGGACTACCTGCAGGAGGGCATCGGCCTGCGGGCGATGGCCCAGAAGGACCCGCTGGTCGAGTACCAGCGCGAGGGCTTCGACATGTTCAACGCCATGCAGGAGGGCATCAAGGAGGAGTCCGTCGGCTACCTGTTCAACCTGGAGGTCCAGGTCGAGCAGCAGGTCGAGGAGGTTCCGGTCTCGGACTCCGGTCCGTCGCTGACCAAGCCGGAGATCCGGGCGAAGGGTCTGGACGCCCCGCAGCGGCCGGACCGGCTGCACTTCTCCGCGCCCACCGTGGACGGTGAGGGCGGCGTCGTCGAGGGCGACTTCGCATCGGATTCCGGTGACGACGCCGGGATGACGCGCGCGGAGCGCCGTAAGGCCGCGAAGGCCACGGGCGGCCGTCGCCGCAAGAAGTAA
- a CDS encoding HAD family hydrolase, which translates to MNEIPAPEIPAPIPAPAAPHIVWDWNGTLLHDIDAVIAATNASFAELGLAPITLERYRELYVVPVPKFYERLMGRLPTDAEWLVMDEAFHRHYWAAAEDAGLAEGARELLRDWQAEGLTQSLLSLAPHEQLVPLVRAHGIDGHFLRVDGRTGPSHTTKAGHLVRHMAALDGTGVTAGRTVLIGDAVDDALAAAHVGARAVLYTGGSHSRGSLESAGVPVVDSLAEAVRTARVLAG; encoded by the coding sequence GTGAACGAGATCCCCGCACCCGAGATCCCCGCACCGATCCCCGCGCCCGCGGCCCCGCACATCGTCTGGGACTGGAACGGCACGCTGCTCCACGACATCGACGCGGTGATAGCCGCCACCAACGCCTCCTTCGCGGAGCTCGGCCTGGCGCCGATCACCCTGGAGCGGTACCGCGAGCTGTACGTCGTACCGGTGCCGAAGTTCTACGAGCGCCTCATGGGCCGGCTCCCCACGGACGCCGAGTGGCTGGTCATGGACGAGGCCTTCCACCGCCACTACTGGGCGGCCGCCGAGGACGCCGGGCTCGCCGAGGGGGCCCGCGAGCTCCTGCGGGACTGGCAGGCGGAAGGGCTGACGCAGTCGCTGCTGTCCCTCGCGCCCCACGAACAGCTCGTGCCGCTCGTCCGGGCGCACGGGATCGACGGGCACTTCCTGCGCGTCGACGGGCGTACCGGGCCCTCCCATACCACCAAGGCGGGGCACCTCGTACGTCACATGGCGGCCCTGGACGGGACGGGAGTGACCGCCGGCCGTACGGTCCTCATCGGAGACGCCGTGGACGACGCGCTGGCCGCCGCGCACGTGGGCGCGCGGGCCGTCCTCTATACGGGCGGTTCGCACAGCCGCGGCAGTCTGGAATCAGCCGGTGTCCCCGTCGTGGACAGCCTGGCGGAGGCCGTACGCACTGCTCGCGTGCTGGCCGGATAG
- a CDS encoding Rv3235 family protein gives MTTSTPRTTETTGIAGTTGSTRRPGTTGSGTPRTAGSAAAGTGPGRGTARPASTGPGSARPGGRHDRRRPSAGIRRGPHDWFAERLLAVLSGRRPVHSLIGHTIGPAYDQLITLAPADPPQERAYEARRLSPVIHGCGRFTPGPGVIEAFARIATGDRLTALAFRLEQGPDLRWRCAAVELHGPRP, from the coding sequence ATGACCACGAGCACCCCCCGCACCACGGAAACCACCGGAATCGCCGGAACCACCGGAAGCACCCGGCGCCCCGGAACCACCGGGAGCGGGACCCCCCGAACGGCCGGCAGCGCCGCGGCCGGCACCGGCCCCGGCCGCGGCACCGCCAGGCCCGCGAGCACCGGCCCCGGCAGCGCGAGGCCCGGCGGCCGCCACGACCGGCGCCGGCCGTCCGCCGGTATCCGCCGCGGCCCCCACGACTGGTTCGCCGAACGGCTGCTCGCCGTCCTCAGCGGCCGCCGCCCCGTGCACTCCCTGATCGGCCACACCATCGGCCCGGCCTACGACCAGCTGATCACCCTCGCCCCCGCCGACCCCCCGCAGGAGCGCGCGTACGAGGCCCGCCGGCTCAGCCCCGTCATCCACGGATGCGGCCGGTTCACCCCCGGTCCGGGGGTCATCGAGGCCTTCGCCCGCATCGCCACCGGCGACCGCCTCACCGCGCTGGCCTTCCGTCTGGAACAGGGCCCCGACCTGCGCTGGCGCTGCGCAGCCGTAGAACTCCACGGCCCCCGTCCGTGA
- a CDS encoding GNAT family N-acetyltransferase — MEPITLTTERLVLRPLGAPDADEVYAALQDPAIQRWIPVSVPYERTHAESFVTRVPGGQNGSEYNFGVRLGADGPLVACVGLGPQGDNAHEVGYWTVAGHRGRGYLPEALPAVLRWAFTELGCVRMIWRAGVGNDASRRVAEKAGFAIEGVARAGMEHHGTLRDCWTGAMLPSDLGLPSRLPYLPSPAPRTTVSAKL, encoded by the coding sequence ATGGAACCGATCACCCTGACCACCGAGCGCCTCGTCCTGCGCCCCCTCGGCGCCCCGGACGCGGACGAGGTGTACGCGGCGCTGCAGGATCCCGCGATCCAACGCTGGATCCCGGTCTCCGTCCCGTACGAGCGCACGCACGCCGAGTCCTTCGTGACCCGGGTCCCGGGCGGGCAGAACGGCTCCGAGTACAACTTCGGGGTCCGGCTGGGCGCCGACGGCCCGCTGGTCGCCTGCGTCGGGCTCGGCCCGCAGGGCGACAACGCCCACGAGGTCGGCTACTGGACCGTCGCCGGCCACCGGGGCCGCGGCTACCTGCCCGAGGCCCTGCCCGCCGTGCTGCGCTGGGCCTTCACCGAGCTCGGCTGCGTACGGATGATCTGGCGCGCGGGCGTCGGCAACGACGCCTCGCGCCGGGTCGCCGAGAAGGCCGGCTTCGCCATCGAGGGCGTCGCGCGCGCGGGCATGGAACACCACGGAACCCTGCGGGACTGCTGGACCGGCGCCATGCTCCCCTCGGACCTGGGCCTGCCCTCCCGCCTCCCGTACCTACCCTCGCCCGCACCGAGGACCACTGTCAGTGCCAAGCTCTAG
- a CDS encoding DUF6912 family protein, with translation MRVYVPLTLPGLAEAHQAGELGPAPLRAYAVTPGLREWYVSDDIEELEYAALTRAAAASLRMIAEDGAAPRKRVVVAVDVDDKAATATPGVDEATLGQVALAGAVRLSVAAAVHVDAEEALEDVSAAVAAVPAADGGDEAARSTVDGAEDHELLWFGVQEIPGLLK, from the coding sequence ATGCGCGTGTACGTCCCCCTGACCCTCCCCGGGCTCGCCGAGGCGCACCAGGCGGGTGAGCTGGGCCCGGCTCCGCTGCGGGCGTACGCCGTCACGCCCGGGCTGCGCGAGTGGTACGTGTCGGACGACATCGAGGAGCTGGAGTACGCCGCCCTGACCAGGGCCGCAGCCGCCTCGCTGCGGATGATCGCCGAGGACGGGGCCGCGCCCCGCAAGCGGGTCGTGGTGGCCGTCGACGTGGACGACAAGGCCGCCACCGCCACCCCCGGGGTCGACGAGGCCACGCTGGGCCAGGTGGCCCTCGCCGGGGCCGTACGGCTCTCGGTGGCGGCCGCGGTGCACGTGGACGCGGAAGAGGCCCTGGAGGACGTGAGCGCCGCCGTGGCCGCCGTACCGGCCGCCGACGGGGGCGATGAGGCTGCCCGGTCCACCGTCGACGGCGCCGAGGACCACGAGCTGCTGTGGTTCGGGGTCCAGGAGATTCCGGGGCTGCTGAAATGA
- a CDS encoding NAD-glutamate dehydrogenase: MQTKLDEAKAELLARAARVAENSPAGGLLPTGSEQGERPDRDTTLAYLQRYYLHTAPEDLLDRDPVDVFGGALSHYRLAANRPQGTANVRVHTPTVEENGWTSSHSVVEVVTDDMPFLVDSVTNELSRHGRGIHVVIHPQVVVRRDVTGKLIEILGPDCDAHGPRTARPHDSLVESWIHVEIDRETDKADLKQITADLQRVLSDVRESVEDWEKMRDAALRIAQELPEEPTAPDLREYELEEARELLRWLADDHFTFLGYREYNLVDGDALAAVPGTGLGILRSDPLHHGQDEAHPVSPSFNRLPADARAKAREHRLLVLTKANSRSTVHRPSYLDYVGVKKFDAEGNVVGERRFLGLFSSAAYTESVRRVPVIRRKVAEVLEGAGFAPSSHDGRDLLQILETYPRDELFQTPVDQLQAIATSVLYLQERRRLRLYLRQDEYGRYYSALVYLPRDRYTTGVRLRLIAILQEELDGISVDFTAWNTESILSRIHFVVRVPQGTELPVLTDADVERIEGRLVEAARSWADGFGEALVAELGEERAAELLRKYANSFPEGYKADHSPRSAVADLCHLERLSASDREFALSLYEPVGAGPGERRFKIYRTGEQVSLSAVLPVLQRLGVEVTDERPYELRCTDRTNAWIYDFGLRMPLPSGNGDSAGTANYLGDDARERFQDAFSAVWQGDAENDNFNTLVLGAGLTWRQAVVLRAYAKYLRQAGATFSQDYMEDTLRNNVHTTRLLVSLFEARMSPGRQSAGTELVDAMLEELDGALDQVASLDEDRILRSFLTLIKATLRTNFFQLDSAGEQHSYVSMKFDPQAIPDLPAPRPAFEIWVYSPRVEGVHLRFGKVARGGLRWSDRREDFRTEILGLVKAQMVKNTVIVPVGAKGGFVAKNLPDPSVDRDAWLAEGIASYKIFISALLDITDNMVGGEVVRPKGVVRHDEDDTYLVVAADKGTATFSDIANGVAESYGFWLGDAFASGGSAGYDHKGMGITARGAWESVKRHFRELGHDTQTQDFTVVGVGDMSGDVFGNGMLLSEHIRLVAAFDHRHIFIDPNPDAATSYAERRRLFELPRSSWADYDSSLLSAGGGIHPRSAKAIPVNAQVREALGIEAGVTKMTPADLMKAILQSPVDLLWNGGIGTYVKATAETHADVGDKANDAIRVNGSDVRAKVIGEGGNLGLTQLGRIEFARGGAGGEGGKVNTDAIDNSAGVDTSDHEVNIKILLNSVVTDGDLTVKQRNKFLAAMTDEVGRLVLRNNYAQNVALANGAAQAPSLLHAQQRFMRRLGRDGLLDRQLEFLPNDRQLRELLNNGKGLTQPELAVLFAYTKITVADELIHTELPDDPYLARLLHAYFPGALLAKFPEQVDGHALRREIITTVLVNDTVNSGGSTFLHRLREETGASLEEIVRAQLAAREIFGLAGVWDAVESLDNEVAADVQTRIRLHSRRLVERGTRWLLNNRPQPLQITETIEFFAERVERVWSDVPKLVRGADLEWYEAVMAELIGEGVPEELAAKVAGFSSAFPTLDIVAISDRTGVEPLAVAEVYYDLADRLDITQLMDRIIELPRADRWQSMARASIREDLFSAHAALTADVLAVGNGTSTPEERFKAWEEKNAAIIGRARTTLDEIQGSDDFDLANLSVAMRTMRSLLRAHA, from the coding sequence ATGCAGACCAAGCTGGACGAAGCAAAGGCCGAGCTGCTCGCGCGGGCGGCACGGGTAGCTGAGAACAGCCCGGCCGGGGGGCTACTTCCGACTGGGTCCGAGCAGGGGGAGCGTCCCGACCGGGACACGACTCTCGCCTACCTCCAGCGCTACTACCTGCACACCGCCCCGGAGGACCTGCTCGACCGGGACCCGGTCGACGTGTTCGGGGGCGCGCTTTCGCACTACAGGCTCGCGGCGAACCGTCCGCAGGGCACGGCGAACGTGCGGGTGCACACGCCCACGGTGGAGGAGAACGGCTGGACCTCCAGCCACTCCGTCGTCGAGGTGGTCACCGACGACATGCCGTTCCTCGTGGACTCCGTGACGAACGAGCTGTCCCGCCACGGGCGCGGCATCCACGTCGTGATCCACCCGCAGGTCGTCGTCCGCCGCGACGTCACCGGCAAGCTGATCGAGATCCTCGGCCCCGACTGCGACGCGCACGGTCCGCGCACCGCGCGCCCCCACGACTCCCTCGTCGAGTCCTGGATTCACGTCGAGATCGACCGCGAGACCGACAAGGCCGACCTCAAGCAGATCACCGCCGATCTGCAGCGCGTCCTGTCCGACGTACGCGAGTCCGTCGAGGACTGGGAGAAGATGCGCGACGCGGCGCTGCGCATCGCGCAGGAGCTGCCCGAGGAGCCGACCGCCCCGGACCTGCGCGAGTACGAGCTCGAAGAGGCCCGGGAGCTGCTGCGCTGGCTCGCCGACGACCACTTCACCTTCCTCGGCTACCGCGAGTACAACCTCGTCGACGGCGACGCCCTGGCCGCCGTGCCCGGCACCGGCCTCGGCATCCTGCGTTCCGACCCGCTGCACCACGGACAGGACGAGGCGCACCCCGTCTCCCCGTCCTTCAACCGGCTGCCGGCCGACGCCCGCGCCAAGGCCCGCGAGCACCGCCTGCTGGTGCTGACCAAGGCCAACAGCCGCTCCACCGTGCACCGCCCCTCGTACCTCGACTACGTGGGCGTGAAGAAGTTCGACGCCGAGGGCAACGTCGTCGGGGAGCGCCGCTTCCTCGGCCTGTTCTCCTCCGCCGCCTACACCGAGTCGGTGCGCCGGGTCCCGGTCATCCGCCGCAAGGTCGCCGAGGTCCTCGAAGGCGCCGGCTTCGCCCCGTCCAGCCACGACGGCCGCGACCTGCTCCAGATCCTGGAGACCTACCCGCGCGACGAGCTGTTCCAGACCCCGGTCGACCAGCTCCAGGCCATCGCCACCTCCGTCCTGTACCTCCAGGAACGCCGCCGGCTGCGGCTGTACCTGCGCCAGGACGAGTACGGCCGCTACTACTCCGCGCTGGTCTACCTGCCGCGTGACCGCTACACCACCGGCGTGCGGCTGCGACTCATCGCGATCCTGCAGGAGGAGCTCGACGGCATCAGCGTCGACTTCACCGCCTGGAACACCGAGTCGATCCTCTCCCGCATCCACTTCGTCGTCCGCGTCCCGCAGGGCACCGAGCTGCCCGTGCTCACCGACGCCGACGTCGAGCGGATCGAGGGCCGGCTGGTCGAGGCCGCCCGTTCCTGGGCCGACGGCTTCGGCGAGGCGCTCGTCGCGGAGCTGGGCGAGGAGCGCGCCGCCGAGCTGCTGCGCAAGTACGCGAACTCCTTCCCCGAGGGCTACAAGGCCGACCACTCGCCGCGCTCGGCCGTGGCCGACCTGTGCCACCTGGAGCGGCTGTCCGCCAGCGACCGCGAGTTCGCGCTGTCGCTGTACGAGCCCGTCGGCGCGGGTCCCGGCGAACGCCGGTTCAAGATCTACCGGACGGGCGAGCAGGTCTCGCTCTCCGCGGTCCTGCCGGTCCTGCAGCGCCTGGGCGTCGAGGTCACCGACGAGCGGCCGTACGAGCTGCGCTGCACCGACCGCACCAACGCGTGGATCTACGACTTCGGTCTGCGGATGCCGCTTCCGAGCGGCAACGGGGACTCCGCCGGGACCGCCAACTACCTCGGCGACGACGCCCGCGAGCGGTTCCAGGACGCCTTCTCGGCGGTCTGGCAGGGCGACGCCGAGAACGACAACTTCAACACCCTGGTGCTGGGCGCCGGACTGACCTGGCGCCAGGCCGTGGTCCTGCGCGCGTACGCCAAGTACCTGCGCCAGGCCGGTGCCACCTTCAGCCAGGACTACATGGAGGACACCCTCCGCAACAACGTCCACACCACCCGGCTGCTGGTCTCCCTCTTCGAGGCCCGGATGTCGCCGGGCCGCCAGTCCGCGGGCACCGAGCTCGTCGACGCGATGCTGGAGGAGCTGGACGGGGCCCTGGACCAGGTCGCCTCGCTGGACGAGGACCGGATCCTGCGGTCCTTCCTCACCCTCATCAAGGCGACGCTGCGCACGAACTTCTTCCAGCTCGACTCCGCGGGCGAGCAGCACTCCTACGTGTCGATGAAGTTCGACCCGCAGGCCATCCCGGACCTGCCGGCCCCGCGCCCGGCCTTCGAGATCTGGGTGTACTCCCCGCGCGTCGAGGGCGTCCACCTGCGCTTCGGCAAGGTCGCCCGCGGCGGCCTGCGCTGGTCCGACCGCCGCGAGGACTTCCGTACGGAGATCCTCGGCCTGGTCAAGGCGCAGATGGTCAAGAACACCGTCATCGTGCCCGTGGGCGCCAAGGGCGGCTTCGTCGCCAAGAACCTCCCCGACCCGTCGGTGGACCGCGACGCGTGGCTCGCCGAAGGCATCGCCTCGTACAAGATCTTCATCTCGGCGCTGCTCGACATCACCGACAACATGGTCGGCGGCGAGGTCGTGCGGCCCAAGGGCGTGGTCCGCCACGACGAGGACGACACCTACCTCGTCGTCGCCGCAGACAAGGGCACCGCGACCTTCTCCGACATCGCCAACGGGGTCGCCGAGTCCTACGGGTTCTGGCTGGGCGACGCCTTCGCCTCCGGCGGCTCGGCCGGCTACGACCACAAGGGCATGGGCATCACCGCCCGCGGCGCCTGGGAGTCCGTCAAGCGGCACTTCCGCGAGCTCGGGCACGACACCCAGACGCAGGACTTCACCGTCGTCGGCGTCGGCGACATGTCCGGCGACGTCTTCGGCAACGGCATGCTGCTCTCCGAGCACATCCGCCTGGTCGCGGCCTTCGACCACCGGCACATCTTCATCGACCCGAACCCGGACGCGGCGACCTCCTACGCCGAGCGCCGGCGCCTCTTCGAGCTGCCGCGCTCCTCGTGGGCGGACTACGACAGCTCCCTGCTGTCCGCCGGCGGCGGGATCCACCCGCGCAGCGCGAAGGCCATCCCGGTCAACGCGCAGGTCCGTGAGGCCCTCGGCATCGAGGCCGGCGTCACCAAGATGACCCCGGCCGACCTGATGAAGGCGATCCTCCAGTCCCCGGTGGACCTGCTGTGGAACGGCGGCATCGGCACGTACGTCAAGGCGACGGCCGAGACGCACGCCGACGTCGGCGACAAGGCCAACGACGCCATCCGCGTCAACGGCTCCGACGTGCGGGCCAAGGTCATCGGCGAGGGCGGCAACCTGGGCCTGACCCAGCTCGGCCGCATCGAGTTCGCGCGCGGCGGCGCCGGCGGCGAGGGCGGCAAGGTCAACACCGACGCCATCGACAACAGCGCGGGCGTGGACACCTCCGACCACGAGGTGAACATCAAGATCCTGCTGAACTCGGTGGTCACCGACGGGGACCTGACCGTCAAGCAGCGCAACAAGTTCCTCGCCGCGATGACCGACGAGGTCGGCCGACTGGTGCTGCGCAACAACTACGCGCAGAACGTGGCGCTGGCGAACGGCGCCGCCCAGGCCCCCAGCCTGCTCCACGCCCAGCAGCGCTTCATGCGCCGCCTGGGCCGTGACGGCCTGCTGGACCGCCAGCTGGAATTCCTGCCCAACGACCGGCAGCTGCGCGAGCTGCTGAACAACGGCAAGGGCCTGACCCAGCCGGAGCTGGCCGTCCTGTTCGCCTACACCAAGATCACGGTGGCGGACGAGCTCATCCACACCGAGCTCCCGGACGACCCGTACCTCGCCCGCCTGCTGCACGCCTACTTCCCGGGCGCGCTGCTCGCGAAGTTCCCCGAGCAGGTCGACGGGCACGCGCTGCGCCGCGAGATCATCACCACGGTGCTGGTCAACGACACCGTCAACAGCGGTGGCTCGACCTTCCTGCACCGCCTGCGCGAGGAGACCGGAGCCTCCCTGGAGGAGATCGTCCGGGCGCAGCTCGCGGCCCGCGAGATCTTCGGCCTGGCCGGCGTCTGGGACGCGGTGGAGTCCCTCGACAACGAGGTCGCCGCCGACGTCCAGACCCGGATCCGGCTGCACTCGCGGCGCCTGGTCGAGCGCGGTACGCGCTGGCTGCTGAACAACCGGCCGCAGCCGCTCCAGATCACCGAGACCATCGAGTTCTTCGCCGAGCGGGTGGAGCGGGTCTGGTCGGACGTGCCGAAGCTGGTGCGCGGCGCGGACCTGGAGTGGTACGAGGCGGTCATGGCCGAACTGATCGGCGAGGGCGTGCCGGAGGAACTGGCGGCCAAGGTGGCCGGGTTCTCCTCCGCCTTCCCGACGCTCGACATCGTCGCGATCTCGGACCGTACGGGCGTCGAGCCGCTGGCCGTCGCCGAGGTGTACTACGACCTCGCCGACCGGCTCGACATCACCCAGCTGATGGACCGGATCATCGAACTGCCGCGGGCCGACCGCTGGCAGTCGATGGCCCGCGCGTCCATCCGCGAGGACCTGTTCTCGGCGCACGCGGCGCTGACCGCGGACGTGCTGGCGGTCGGGAACGGGACCTCGACTCCCGAGGAGCGCTTCAAGGCGTGGGAGGAGAAGAACGCGGCGATCATCGGTCGGGCGCGGACGACTCTGGACGAGATCCAGGGGTCGGACGACTTCGATCTGGCGAACCTGTCCGTCGCCATGCGGACGATGCGCTCGCTGCTTCGGGCGCATGCGTAG